The proteins below are encoded in one region of Bacillus vallismortis:
- the pcp gene encoding pyroglutamyl-peptidase I, whose translation MRKKVLITGFDPFDKEKVNPSWEAAKQLNGFETDGAIITAAQIPTVFKTALDTLRQAIQKHQPDIVICVGQAGGRMQITPERVAINLADARIPDNEGQQPIDEEISPGGPAAYWTGLPVKRMTEKMKENGIPAAVSHTAGTFVCNYLFYGLMDHISRTSSHIRGGFIHIPFIPEQTIDKTAPSLSLDTIVRALRIAAVTAAQYDQDVKSPGGTLH comes from the coding sequence ATGAGAAAAAAAGTGCTGATCACAGGCTTTGACCCTTTTGACAAAGAAAAAGTCAATCCATCATGGGAAGCGGCGAAACAGCTGAATGGCTTCGAGACAGATGGAGCCATCATCACAGCAGCACAAATTCCGACTGTCTTTAAAACCGCTTTGGACACTCTGCGGCAAGCTATTCAGAAGCATCAGCCGGATATCGTGATCTGCGTTGGCCAAGCCGGCGGACGGATGCAGATCACGCCGGAACGGGTCGCGATCAATCTCGCAGACGCGCGCATCCCCGATAATGAAGGCCAGCAGCCGATTGATGAAGAGATTTCTCCAGGCGGGCCTGCCGCATACTGGACCGGGCTTCCCGTGAAAAGGATGACTGAGAAAATGAAGGAAAACGGCATACCAGCCGCTGTTTCTCATACGGCGGGCACATTTGTATGCAACTATTTGTTCTACGGGTTAATGGATCACATTAGCCGGACATCTTCACACATTCGCGGCGGATTTATTCATATTCCTTTCATTCCTGAACAGACCATCGACAAAACAGCGCCGAGCCTCAGCCTGGACACGATTGTCCGGGCATTGAGGATCGCCGCTGTTACGGCAGCACAATACGATCAGGATGTGAAGTCACCCGGCGGTACGCTGCACTAA
- the tatC gene encoding twin-arginine translocase subunit TatC, whose protein sequence is MDKKETHLIGHLEELRRRIIATLAVFLLFLITAFLFVQDIYDWLIRDLDGKLAVLGPSEILWVYMMLAGICAIAASIPVAAYQLWRFVAPALTKTERKVTLMYIPGLFALFLAGISFGYFVLFPIVLSFLTHLSSGHFETMFTADRYFRFMVNLSLPFGFLFEMPLVVMFLTRLGILNPYRLAKARKLSYFLLIVVSVLITPPDFISDFLVMIPLLVLFEVSVTLSAFVYKKRLTSETAAA, encoded by the coding sequence ATGGATAAAAAAGAAACCCATCTGATCGGGCATTTAGAAGAGCTTCGCCGCCGGATTATCGCGACTCTCGCGGTATTTCTTCTATTTCTCATCACGGCTTTTTTGTTTGTGCAGGATATTTATGACTGGCTGATCAGGGATTTGGATGGGAAGCTGGCTGTACTTGGGCCGAGTGAAATCCTCTGGGTGTATATGATGCTTGCCGGCATTTGTGCCATTGCGGCTTCCATCCCTGTTGCCGCGTACCAGCTGTGGCGTTTCGTTGCCCCGGCTTTGACAAAAACGGAGCGCAAGGTGACGCTCATGTACATACCCGGGTTGTTTGCGTTGTTTTTGGCGGGGATCTCTTTCGGATACTTTGTCTTGTTTCCGATCGTACTCAGTTTTTTGACTCATTTGTCTTCCGGCCATTTTGAAACGATGTTTACAGCTGACCGTTATTTCAGGTTTATGGTGAATTTGAGCCTGCCGTTTGGCTTTCTGTTTGAAATGCCTTTAGTGGTGATGTTTTTAACAAGACTGGGCATCTTAAATCCTTACCGGCTGGCCAAAGCGAGAAAGCTGTCCTATTTTTTGTTGATTGTCGTGTCCGTATTGATTACACCGCCTGATTTCATTTCTGATTTTCTCGTCATGATTCCGCTGCTTGTCCTGTTTGAAGTGAGTGTCACCTTATCGGCGTTTGTTTACAAAAAGAGACTGACAAGCGAAACGGCGGCCGCTTAG
- the tatAD gene encoding sec-independent protein translocase protein TatAD produces MFSNIGIPGLILIFVIALIIFGPSKLPEIGRAAGRTLLEFKSATKSLVSGDEKEEKSAELTAVKQDKNAG; encoded by the coding sequence ATGTTTTCAAACATTGGGATACCGGGCTTGATTCTGATCTTTGTCATCGCCCTCATTATTTTTGGCCCTTCAAAGCTGCCCGAAATCGGACGAGCTGCCGGACGGACACTGCTGGAATTTAAAAGCGCCACAAAATCACTTGTGTCTGGTGATGAAAAAGAAGAAAAATCGGCTGAGCTGACAGCGGTCAAGCAGGACAAAAACGCGGGCTGA
- the phoD gene encoding alkaline phosphatase PhoD: MAHDNRFDEWVQKLKEESFQNNTFDRRKFIQGAGKIAGLSLGLTIAQSIGAFEVNAAPRFSSYPFTLGVASGDPLSDSVVLWTRLAPDPLNGGGMPKQAVPVKWEVAKDEHFRKIVRKGTEMAKPNLAHSVHVEADGLEPNKVYYYRFKTGHELSPVGKTKTLPAPGANVPQMTFAFASCQQYEHGYYTAYKHMAKEKLDLVFHLGDYIYEYGPNEYVSKTGNVRTHNSAEIITLEDYRNRHAQYRSDANLKAAHAAFPWVVTWDDHEVENNYANKIPEKGQSVEAFVLRRAAAYQAYYEHMPLRISSLPNGPDMQLYRHFTYGNLASFNVLDTRQYRDDQANNDGNKPPSDESRNPNRTLLGKEQEQWLFNNLSSSTAHWNVLAQQIFFAKWNFGTSASPIYSMDSWDGYPAQRERVINFIKSKNLNNVVVLTGDVHASWASNLHVDFEKTSSNIFGAEFVGTSITSGGNGADKRADTDKILKENPHIKFFNDYRGYVRCTVTPHQWKADYRVMPFVTEPGAAVSTRASFVYQKDQTGLRKVSSTTIQGGVKQSDEVEEDRFFAHNTAHEKQMIKKRAKITN; this comes from the coding sequence ATGGCACACGACAATCGTTTTGATGAATGGGTACAGAAACTGAAAGAGGAAAGCTTTCAAAACAATACGTTTGACCGCCGCAAATTTATTCAAGGTGCGGGGAAGATTGCAGGGCTTTCGCTTGGATTAACCATCGCTCAGTCAATCGGTGCATTTGAAGTCAATGCTGCGCCTAGGTTCTCTAGCTATCCGTTTACATTAGGGGTCGCGTCTGGAGATCCGCTTTCTGACAGTGTCGTGCTCTGGACGCGTCTTGCGCCAGATCCGCTGAACGGCGGGGGAATGCCGAAACAGGCGGTCCCGGTCAAATGGGAGGTTGCAAAGGATGAACATTTCCGCAAGATTGTGAGAAAGGGCACCGAGATGGCCAAACCGAACCTCGCCCACTCTGTTCACGTTGAGGCGGACGGGCTTGAGCCGAACAAAGTGTACTATTACCGTTTCAAAACCGGACATGAACTAAGCCCTGTCGGAAAAACAAAAACGCTGCCTGCCCCGGGCGCCAATGTGCCGCAGATGACTTTTGCGTTCGCTTCCTGTCAGCAATATGAGCATGGATATTATACGGCCTACAAGCATATGGCGAAGGAAAAGCTTGATCTTGTCTTCCATCTCGGTGATTACATCTATGAATATGGCCCAAATGAATATGTTTCAAAAACAGGCAATGTCCGCACGCACAACAGCGCGGAAATCATTACGCTGGAAGACTATCGGAACCGCCATGCCCAATACCGCTCTGATGCTAATTTAAAAGCTGCGCATGCGGCGTTCCCTTGGGTTGTGACGTGGGATGACCACGAAGTCGAAAATAACTATGCCAATAAAATACCGGAAAAAGGACAGTCGGTTGAAGCATTCGTACTCCGCCGTGCGGCTGCGTATCAGGCGTACTATGAACATATGCCGCTTCGCATCTCCTCTCTGCCGAATGGCCCTGATATGCAGCTGTACCGTCACTTTACGTACGGAAACCTGGCGTCCTTCAATGTTCTTGATACCCGCCAGTACAGGGATGACCAAGCCAATAACGACGGCAATAAGCCGCCTTCTGATGAATCGCGCAATCCGAATCGGACCCTTTTAGGAAAAGAACAGGAGCAGTGGCTCTTCAACAATTTGAGCAGCTCGACCGCGCACTGGAATGTGCTGGCGCAGCAGATTTTCTTTGCGAAGTGGAATTTTGGGACAAGCGCAAGCCCAATCTACAGCATGGATTCGTGGGACGGCTACCCTGCCCAGCGCGAGCGGGTTATCAATTTTATTAAAAGCAAAAACCTGAATAATGTTGTTGTGCTGACAGGTGATGTACACGCAAGCTGGGCATCGAATTTGCATGTCGACTTTGAGAAAACAAGTTCAAACATTTTCGGGGCTGAATTTGTCGGAACCTCGATCACTTCTGGAGGAAACGGCGCGGATAAGCGGGCGGACACAGACAAAATTTTAAAAGAAAATCCGCATATCAAGTTCTTTAATGACTATCGCGGATATGTCCGCTGTACTGTGACGCCTCACCAGTGGAAAGCCGATTATCGGGTGATGCCGTTTGTGACAGAGCCTGGCGCAGCCGTTTCAACAAGGGCTTCATTCGTTTATCAAAAGGACCAAACCGGGTTAAGAAAGGTTTCCTCCACAACCATCCAAGGCGGCGTGAAGCAATCTGATGAAGTCGAAGAGGACCGTTTCTTTGCGCACAACACAGCCCATGAAAAACAAATGATTAAAAAACGGGCAAAAATCACGAATTAA
- a CDS encoding vWA domain-containing protein — MATIDLQKKSVKIVLEKKQLTKVTARVGLVLDITGSMRALYKNGTVQNVVERILAVADQFDDNGLLDVWVYDNEFSRLKPVSEKDFSGYVDREILHNDRLHKFGRNDEPPVMKDVLRKYVAEEPSSYPAFVVFINDGGCKKSIKPIIAASSDKPVFWQFVGIGNGNFDFLNKLDTLEGRAVDNTNFLRIEEIDRISDDELYDALLTEFPFWLKEARQKGIVREQEPPAEKPKKKGFFSRLFSK, encoded by the coding sequence ATGGCAACAATAGACCTGCAAAAGAAAAGCGTAAAGATCGTACTGGAGAAAAAGCAATTAACGAAGGTGACGGCCCGTGTCGGACTGGTGCTTGATATCACGGGGTCCATGAGAGCGCTCTATAAAAACGGAACGGTTCAAAACGTGGTGGAACGGATATTGGCAGTGGCCGATCAATTTGATGATAACGGCTTACTGGATGTATGGGTGTATGATAACGAATTCTCCCGATTAAAGCCAGTTTCTGAAAAGGATTTTTCAGGCTATGTCGATCGTGAAATTTTACATAATGACCGCTTGCATAAATTCGGCAGAAATGATGAGCCGCCGGTCATGAAGGACGTGCTGCGCAAATACGTTGCAGAGGAACCGAGTTCTTATCCCGCTTTCGTCGTTTTTATTAATGACGGAGGTTGTAAAAAGTCGATCAAACCAATTATTGCAGCCTCTTCTGACAAGCCGGTGTTTTGGCAGTTTGTCGGCATTGGAAACGGAAACTTTGATTTTCTCAATAAACTGGATACGTTAGAAGGACGCGCTGTTGATAATACGAATTTCCTGCGTATTGAAGAAATCGACCGCATTTCTGATGATGAGCTTTATGATGCTCTGCTTACTGAATTTCCATTTTGGCTGAAAGAAGCGAGGCAAAAAGGCATTGTAAGAGAACAAGAGCCTCCTGCTGAAAAGCCGAAAAAGAAGGGTTTTTTCAGCAGATTGTTTTCAAAATAA
- a CDS encoding cell wall hydrolase, with protein MAVVRATSEDIDLLARLLRAEAEGEGKQGMLLVGNVGINRLRANCSDFKGLRTIRQMIFQPHAFEAVTHGYFYQRARESEKSLARRSINGERIWPAKFSLWYFRPEGDCPPQWYNQPFVARYKSHCFYQPTGETCENVYNTF; from the coding sequence ATGGCGGTCGTAAGAGCAACGAGCGAGGATATCGATTTGCTGGCAAGGCTGCTCAGAGCTGAAGCGGAAGGCGAAGGCAAGCAGGGAATGCTGCTTGTCGGCAATGTGGGAATTAATCGGCTGCGGGCAAATTGCTCAGATTTTAAAGGCCTCCGCACCATCAGGCAGATGATTTTTCAGCCGCACGCATTTGAGGCGGTGACGCATGGATATTTTTATCAAAGGGCACGGGAGAGCGAGAAAAGCCTTGCACGCCGGTCGATTAATGGCGAAAGGATCTGGCCTGCAAAATTTAGTTTGTGGTACTTCAGACCGGAGGGGGACTGTCCGCCCCAGTGGTATAATCAACCATTTGTAGCCAGATACAAGTCACACTGCTTTTATCAGCCGACTGGGGAAACGTGTGAAAATGTATATAACACATTTTAG
- a CDS encoding serpin family protein, whose amino-acid sequence MKGKVMTILLTCMFFGGGCKSAEEPASSAQSSRLPASSKNKAYDIHEGFVEAERSFGFDLFRNMSDHGRLMDNLLISPYSLQQVLIMTANGAAGDTAKEMKAALYLSDIQDSVINESSFALLKRFESLPKGDLLTANAIWSRLEAKPDFKQTIKQFYSGSVFKMADNIHTAKNSINQWTAHQTKGHIDDIADRLSPEAVSLLINAVYFQEKWSLPFDRHVTAEELFFLPDGSSKKLLMMKQTARLAYLENELFQAVKLPYEDQHLSFTLFLPKKKTASFMSLFSNQSVKEWDNSFQPKAVKLSMPRFTLNGSYQVKQALREMGMESVFSAADFSNMFTEGRGVTIDDVNHHTFIKVDESGTEAAAASSVEVIERGLAPDVTLRADRPFFFAITDEQTTSLLFLGFVANPNE is encoded by the coding sequence ATGAAGGGAAAAGTGATGACCATTTTGCTGACGTGTATGTTTTTCGGAGGCGGGTGCAAGTCTGCTGAAGAACCCGCATCATCTGCTCAATCATCTCGGCTGCCTGCTTCTTCTAAAAACAAAGCTTACGATATTCATGAGGGTTTTGTTGAAGCAGAGCGTTCATTCGGATTCGATTTGTTCAGAAATATGTCAGACCATGGCAGGTTAATGGATAATCTGCTGATTTCTCCATACAGCTTACAGCAGGTGCTGATAATGACAGCAAATGGAGCGGCTGGAGATACAGCAAAAGAAATGAAAGCTGCCCTATACTTGTCGGACATTCAAGACAGCGTTATAAATGAGTCATCGTTTGCGCTCTTGAAAAGGTTCGAATCTTTGCCTAAAGGTGATCTGCTGACTGCTAATGCCATATGGTCAAGGCTTGAAGCTAAGCCAGACTTTAAACAAACGATTAAACAATTCTACTCAGGCAGTGTCTTTAAAATGGCTGATAATATTCACACCGCAAAAAACTCGATCAATCAGTGGACGGCTCACCAAACAAAGGGACATATTGACGATATAGCGGATCGTCTTTCACCGGAGGCTGTTTCGCTTTTGATAAACGCCGTCTATTTTCAAGAAAAGTGGTCGCTGCCGTTTGACCGGCACGTGACCGCTGAGGAGCTGTTTTTTCTGCCTGACGGCTCGAGCAAAAAACTGCTGATGATGAAGCAGACTGCGCGCCTTGCTTACTTAGAAAATGAACTGTTTCAAGCAGTCAAGCTTCCATATGAAGATCAACACCTATCTTTCACTTTATTTCTGCCAAAGAAAAAAACGGCTTCTTTCATGTCTCTATTTTCAAATCAAAGTGTAAAAGAATGGGACAATTCATTTCAGCCCAAAGCAGTGAAATTGAGTATGCCCCGGTTCACATTGAATGGGAGTTATCAGGTAAAACAGGCTCTTCGCGAGATGGGGATGGAATCCGTCTTTTCCGCTGCTGACTTTTCCAACATGTTTACTGAAGGCCGCGGGGTAACAATTGATGATGTGAATCACCATACTTTTATCAAGGTGGATGAATCAGGAACCGAAGCCGCGGCTGCCTCTTCAGTGGAAGTTATTGAGAGGGGACTGGCCCCAGACGTTACCTTGAGGGCCGACCGCCCATTTTTCTTTGCCATTACTGATGAACAAACAACAAGTCTTTTGTTTTTAGGCTTTGTCGCGAATCCGAATGAATAA
- a CDS encoding DUF2512 family protein, translating to MTHVKALAIKGIMTIIVLYLVLGLGFGYTFGDTLLITLVLGIISYLLGDLYILPRWNNMIATLADFGLAFLVIWLMGMPLSMGMTGGEVALAALFAAVAMAIGEYCFHFYMMSKEIGKKHYLETRTDS from the coding sequence ATGACACATGTGAAAGCACTCGCGATTAAAGGTATTATGACAATCATTGTGTTGTATCTCGTGCTGGGTCTGGGTTTTGGTTACACGTTTGGTGATACGCTCTTAATAACACTTGTGTTAGGGATTATTTCTTATTTGCTGGGCGATCTTTATATCTTGCCGAGATGGAATAATATGATTGCAACGTTAGCTGATTTTGGTCTGGCTTTTCTCGTCATTTGGCTGATGGGCATGCCGCTCTCTATGGGTATGACTGGCGGTGAAGTTGCATTGGCGGCTTTATTTGCCGCGGTCGCTATGGCAATCGGTGAATATTGCTTCCATTTCTATATGATGAGCAAAGAGATTGGCAAGAAGCATTATCTTGAAACAAGAACAGATTCATAA
- the garD gene encoding galactarate dehydratase codes for MVMNLRQNQAPLYIKVNETDNTAIIVNDGGLPKGTVFSCGLVLEEDVPQGHKVALTDLNHGDEIVRYGEVIGFADETIKRGSWIREALVRMPAPPALDELPLANRVPKPLPSLEGYTFEGYRNADGSAGTKNILGITTSVQCVVGVLDYAVKRIKEELLPNYPNVDDVVPLHHQYGCGVAINAPGAVIPIRTIQNLAKHPNFGGEVMVIGLGCEKLLPARIASENPDDILSLQDHQGFAAMIQSILDMAEERLIRLNSRTRVTCPASDLVIGLQCGGSDAFSGVTANPAVGYAADLLVRAGATVLFSEVTEVRDAIHLLTPRAVSEEVGQSLIKEMKWYDSYLRRGDADRSANPSPGNKKGGLSNVVEKALGSVAKSGTSSISGVLGPGEKAEQKGLLFAATPASDFVCGTLQLAAGMNLQVFTTGRGTPYGLAAAPVLKVSTRHSLSEHWADLIDINAGRIATGEASIEDVGWEIFRTILEVASGRKQTWADRWSLHNDLCLFNPAPVT; via the coding sequence ATGGTGATGAACCTCAGACAGAATCAAGCGCCCCTTTACATCAAAGTGAATGAAACAGATAACACGGCGATTATTGTCAATGATGGAGGACTGCCAAAGGGCACTGTTTTTTCATGCGGGCTCGTACTTGAAGAAGATGTCCCTCAAGGCCATAAGGTGGCCTTAACCGACCTGAATCATGGAGATGAGATCGTGCGTTACGGGGAGGTAATCGGATTTGCCGATGAGACGATCAAACGCGGGAGCTGGATAAGGGAAGCCCTCGTAAGAATGCCCGCTCCTCCGGCTTTAGATGAACTTCCTCTCGCAAACAGAGTGCCGAAGCCGCTGCCGTCACTTGAAGGCTACACGTTTGAAGGGTATCGAAATGCAGACGGCAGTGCCGGGACGAAAAATATTCTCGGTATCACCACAAGTGTTCAATGTGTGGTTGGTGTTTTGGATTATGCGGTTAAACGGATCAAAGAAGAGCTGCTGCCGAACTATCCAAACGTCGATGATGTTGTGCCGCTGCATCATCAATACGGATGCGGCGTGGCGATCAATGCGCCCGGTGCTGTCATTCCGATCCGCACAATTCAAAATCTGGCGAAGCATCCGAACTTCGGTGGCGAAGTGATGGTCATCGGATTAGGATGTGAAAAGCTTCTCCCGGCAAGAATCGCTTCTGAGAATCCTGATGACATCCTCTCACTCCAAGATCACCAAGGTTTTGCGGCAATGATTCAATCCATTTTGGATATGGCGGAGGAACGGTTAATCAGGCTGAACAGCAGAACCCGTGTGACCTGTCCTGCTTCTGATTTGGTCATTGGCCTGCAATGCGGCGGCAGTGACGCGTTTTCAGGCGTGACAGCGAACCCTGCCGTAGGGTATGCGGCTGATTTATTGGTTCGAGCAGGTGCGACGGTCTTATTTTCTGAGGTGACAGAGGTGCGGGATGCCATTCATTTGTTAACGCCGCGGGCGGTCAGCGAAGAGGTCGGACAATCGCTGATCAAAGAGATGAAGTGGTATGACAGCTATCTCCGGCGGGGAGACGCAGATCGAAGCGCAAACCCGTCACCAGGCAATAAAAAAGGCGGGTTATCCAATGTGGTGGAAAAAGCGTTAGGCTCGGTAGCCAAATCGGGCACAAGCTCCATCTCCGGCGTGCTCGGACCAGGTGAAAAGGCGGAGCAAAAAGGCCTGCTGTTCGCGGCGACACCGGCAAGCGATTTCGTGTGCGGTACCCTCCAGCTGGCGGCAGGCATGAATCTGCAGGTTTTTACGACAGGAAGAGGAACACCGTACGGCCTGGCCGCTGCTCCGGTGCTGAAAGTATCGACGCGGCATTCATTATCAGAGCATTGGGCGGATTTAATCGATATCAATGCCGGACGAATCGCGACAGGAGAGGCCAGTATTGAAGACGTAGGCTGGGAAATCTTCAGAACGATTCTGGAGGTGGCTAGCGGCCGTAAACAAACGTGGGCGGACCGTTGGAGCCTTCATAATGATTTGTGCTTGTTTAACCCTGCTCCAGTGACTTAA
- a CDS encoding FadR/GntR family transcriptional regulator has translation MYEGLEDLKVDTVNRKTLAKQVIERIVHLLSSGQLKAGDKLPTEMELMDILHVSRPVLREALSSLETLGVITRKTRGGTYFNDKIGMQPFSVMLALATDNLPAIIEARMALELGLVTIAAEKINEDELQRLQKTIDDIANSTDNLYGEADKEFHRIIALSANNPVVEGMIQSLLITHAKIDSQIPYRERDVTVDYHKKIYDALAERDPYKAHYHMYEHLKFVRDKILKGMNEK, from the coding sequence GTGTACGAAGGTTTAGAAGATCTGAAAGTCGATACAGTCAATCGGAAAACATTAGCCAAGCAGGTCATTGAACGGATTGTCCATTTATTATCGAGCGGACAGTTAAAGGCAGGAGACAAATTGCCGACAGAAATGGAACTGATGGACATTTTGCATGTCAGCAGGCCGGTGCTTCGGGAGGCGCTAAGTTCACTTGAAACGTTGGGCGTCATTACGAGAAAAACCCGCGGCGGCACGTATTTCAACGACAAAATTGGCATGCAGCCATTTTCCGTCATGCTTGCCTTGGCCACTGATAATCTTCCGGCTATCATTGAAGCACGGATGGCGTTAGAACTCGGGCTCGTGACGATTGCCGCCGAAAAAATCAATGAGGATGAGCTTCAGCGTTTGCAGAAGACAATCGACGACATCGCCAACAGCACTGACAATCTTTATGGTGAAGCAGATAAAGAATTCCATCGAATTATTGCATTAAGTGCCAATAACCCCGTTGTTGAAGGGATGATTCAGTCCCTCTTGATCACCCACGCGAAAATTGACAGCCAAATTCCTTACAGGGAGAGAGATGTAACGGTCGATTATCACAAAAAAATCTACGATGCACTTGCTGAAAGAGACCCTTACAAAGCGCATTACCACATGTATGAGCATCTGAAATTTGTCCGTGACAAAATTTTGAAAGGCATGAATGAGAAATAA
- the gudD gene encoding glucarate dehydratase, with translation MSSSLQEQVQKEKRSNIPSICEMKVIPVAGHDSMLLNLSGAHSPFFTRNIVILTDTSGNQGVGEVPGGEQIRRTLELAEPLVVGKSIGAYQSILQTVRKQFADQDRGGRGIQTFDLRTTVHAVTALEAALLDLLGTFLQEPVAALLGEGKQRDEVKMLGYLFYIGDRKRTTLPYQSDEQSDCGWFRLRHEEALTPEAIVRLAESAQERYGFQDFKLKGGVLRGEEEIEAVTALAKRFPESRITLDPNGAWSLEDAIALCKGKHDVLAYAEDPCGDENGYSAREVMAEFRRATGLPTATNMIATDWREMGHAIQLHAVNIPLADPHFWTMQGSVRVAQMCHDWGLTWGSHSNNHFDISLAMFTHVAAAAPGRITAIDTHWIWQDGQRLTRQPFEIADGCVKVPNKPGLGVDIDMEQVEKAHELYRKMNLGARNDAIPMQYLISNWEFDRKRPCLVR, from the coding sequence ATGAGTTCATCACTACAAGAGCAGGTTCAAAAAGAAAAGAGATCGAATATTCCTTCAATTTGTGAGATGAAGGTGATCCCTGTTGCGGGACATGACAGTATGCTGCTGAATTTGAGCGGCGCGCATAGCCCATTTTTCACCCGAAATATTGTGATCTTAACTGACACCAGCGGAAATCAAGGTGTCGGCGAGGTGCCCGGCGGAGAACAGATTCGCCGCACACTGGAGCTGGCGGAGCCGCTTGTTGTCGGAAAATCCATTGGCGCGTACCAGTCGATATTGCAAACGGTCAGAAAGCAGTTTGCCGACCAGGACAGAGGAGGACGCGGCATCCAGACGTTTGATTTGCGCACCACGGTACATGCCGTCACAGCGCTGGAAGCGGCTTTATTAGATTTGCTCGGAACGTTTCTTCAGGAACCGGTCGCGGCTTTGCTGGGTGAAGGAAAACAGCGTGATGAAGTGAAAATGCTCGGCTACCTCTTTTACATCGGCGATCGAAAGCGGACGACCCTGCCATATCAAAGCGATGAGCAGTCAGATTGCGGGTGGTTCCGTCTCCGCCATGAGGAAGCGCTGACCCCAGAGGCCATTGTACGTCTTGCTGAATCCGCGCAGGAGCGCTACGGCTTTCAGGATTTTAAGCTGAAAGGCGGGGTGCTGCGGGGGGAGGAAGAAATCGAAGCTGTCACCGCATTGGCGAAACGTTTTCCAGAGTCAAGGATCACCCTTGATCCGAACGGGGCGTGGTCATTAGAGGATGCGATTGCATTATGCAAAGGCAAGCATGATGTGCTCGCGTATGCGGAAGATCCGTGCGGGGATGAAAACGGCTATTCCGCCCGAGAAGTAATGGCTGAATTCCGCCGAGCGACAGGCCTTCCAACTGCGACAAATATGATTGCGACCGACTGGAGGGAAATGGGTCACGCGATCCAGCTTCACGCGGTGAATATTCCGTTGGCTGATCCCCATTTCTGGACGATGCAGGGTTCGGTGCGGGTTGCGCAAATGTGCCATGATTGGGGTTTGACATGGGGCTCCCACTCCAACAACCACTTTGATATTTCCCTTGCGATGTTTACCCATGTGGCAGCAGCAGCTCCGGGACGCATCACGGCGATTGATACCCATTGGATCTGGCAGGACGGGCAGCGGTTGACGAGACAGCCTTTTGAGATTGCCGATGGCTGTGTGAAGGTGCCGAATAAGCCCGGTCTTGGTGTTGACATTGATATGGAACAAGTGGAAAAAGCGCATGAGCTCTATCGAAAAATGAATTTAGGCGCCCGGAATGATGCGATCCCTATGCAGTATCTGATCAGCAACTGGGAGTTCGATCGGAAACGCCCGTGTCTTGTGCGATAA